The Pirellulales bacterium DNA window TGCAACACCGCAACGTCCGCCGGTACACGCCACGGGCAATATCGATCGGTTCTCGCCCGTGCCAGCCCGGTTCGTGCGTTTCACCGTGCAGGCGACGAATAACCTCGAACCGTGCCTTGACGAGCTCGAGATTTACACGGCCGAGGCCAGTCCGCGCAACGTGGCCTTGGCCTCGGCGGGGGCCAAGACATCGGCCTCGGGCGTGTACTCCAATGGCACCTCGCCGCTGCACAAGCTCGAACACGTCAACGATGGACAATACGGCAACGGGCGTAGCTGGATTTCCTCCGAGAGCGGCGCCGGTTGGGTGATGGTCGAACTGGCGGAGCCGGTCGAGATCGCGCGCGTCGCCTGGGCACGCGATCGCGAAGGAAAGTACGCCGACCGGTTGCCCACGAAGTACAAGGTGGAAGTGGCCGTCGCCTCCGACCAGTGGCAAACCGTGGCCACGAGCGAGGATCGACGCCCCTACGCGGCCGATGCGAAACCGGAGTCGATTACCGCCGATACCGTTCCCACCGAGCGCGCCGAGGAATTCAAGACGCTTGTCGCCGACCGCGACAAGTGGCTCGCGCGGCTGCCAACCGCGGGCATGCGCAAAATCTATGCCGGCACGTTCGAAGAGCCGAAGGCGACCCATCGTCTGCACCGCGGCGACCCGATGCAGCCACGCGAAGAAGTAAGCCCGGGCGCAATCCGGGCAGTTGGTCAGTCGCTTGCGTTGGCGGCCGACGCGCCGGAGCGCGAGCGCCGGCTGGCGCTGGCACGGTGGCTAGGCGACGCGCAGAATCCGCTCGTGGCACGCGTGCTGGTGAACCGCTTGTGGCATTACCATTTTGGTCACGGGCTGGTGAGCACGCCCAGCAATTTCGGCTTTCATGGGGGCCGTCCGTCGCACCCTGCCCTGCTCGATTGGTTGGCGAGCGAGTTTCTCGCGCGCGGCGGCAGCCTGAAGGCGATGCACCGACTCATCATGCTTTCGGCCACTTATCGGCAAGCGGGCACAGCGAACGAACAAGCCGCGGGGATCGATGCCGATAATCGCCTCCTGTGGCGCTACCGACCGCGACGGCTCGAAGCGGAACCGATCCGCGACGCGATCCTGGCCGTGAGCGGGAAACTCGACCTGTCGCGCGGAGGGCCCGGCTACGACCCCTTCGAGCCTGACGATAGTTACGTACACATCTACATCGCGAAGCAATCGTTCGGCCCGGCTGAATGGCGTCGCATGGTGTATCAATTGAAGCCGCGCGTGTTGCAAGACGCGACGTTCGGAGTGTTCGATTGCCCCGACGCCAGCCAGGTCACGCCGCGCCGCAATCTGTCAACGACCGCCATGCAAGCGCTCAACTTGCTGAACAGTCCGTTCATGGTCGAACAAGCGCGCGAGTTCGCGGCGCGCGTCGCTGGCGAAGCCGGTGCCGATGCGCAAGCCCAGGCCCAGCGGGCGTTCCAGCTAGCCTTCGCGCGCGCGCCGGACCCCGCAGAGACGGCGCGTGCGGTGGCATTGATCGAAGGGCACGGCCTGCAAGCGCTTTGTCGCGCCCTCTACAACGCGAGCGAATTCCTTTACGTGGATTGATCGCTTATGCCGAACACAACTGACGCCACGCGATTGACCCACGCCGGCCGCGGCCTGCTCGATCGCCGCTCGTTTCTCGGCAGTGCCGCGGGCGGGCTGGGAGCGATCGCGCTTTCGAGCTTGTTCGAGCAGCACGGCTTGCTCGCGGCCACGAACGAGCGCAACGCGCTAGCCGCGCCGATCCGGGCCGACGCGCCCTTGGCCGCGCGACCGGCGCATGCTCCCGCCCGCGCCAAGCAAGTGCTGATGATCTTTTGCTCGGGAGCGTGCAGCCAGCTCGATACCTGGGACTACAAGCCCGAGCTGATCAAGCGCGACGGTCAGCCGCACCCCGGCCTCGACAAGCTGGTCACCTTCCAGGGTCCCTCGGGCAACTTGACCAAGAGCCCTTATGCGTTCCGCCCGCGCGGTCAGTCTGGCAAATACGTCTCGGACTTGTTGCCGAACCTAGCCGAGCAAGTCGACGACATGTGCTTCATCCACTCGATGACGGCCAAGAGCAACACGCACGGGCCGGGCGAAAACCAGATGAGCACCGGCTTCACGATCGAGGGTTTTCCCAGCATCGGCGCCTGGGTGAGCTACGCCCTGGGAAGCGAAAACGACAACCTGCCCGCCTTCGTGGCCATTCCCGATCCGCGCGGCGTGCCGCAGACGGGGCCGGCCAACTGGTCGAGCGGCTTTCTGCCGGCGGTGTTCCAGGGAACGAGCTTCACGGCCGATAAGCCGATCACGCATTTGGCGACCCCGCCCGGTCTGTCGGCGCGCGACGACGTCGCGTCGTGCGACTTTGCACGATTCTTGAACGATCGCCACCTGGCCCAGCACGCCGGCGACACCGAACTGGCCGCACGGATCGCCAGCTACGAACTCGCGGCCCGGCTACAGCTCAGCGCGCCCGAGGTGAGCGACCTGTCGCGCGAAAGCACGGCGACCGCCGAGATGTACGGCGTGAACGATGCCAACCCTTTTCTGGCCGGCTTTGCGCGCAATTGCTTGCTGGCCCGCCGGCTGCTGGAACGCGGCGTGCGGTTCGTGCAACTGTTCAACGGCTCGTACGCGATGGGCGAAGGGGTCGGCAACTGGGACGGTCACAAGCAGCTCAAAAGCGACTACGATCGCCACGGCCCGATCCTCGATCGACCGGCCGCGGCGCTGCTGCGCGATATGAAAGCTCGCGGCATGCTCGAAGACACCCTCGTCGTATGGACGACGGAATTTGGCCGGATGCCTATGTTCCAACAGGGCGCACAAGGGCGCGATCACAATCCCGATGGCTTCACGACGTGGCTGGCCGGCGCAGGCGTGAAGCGCGCCTACAGCCACGGTGCCACCGATGAATTTGGCCATCGGGCCGTCGACAAGCCAACGACGATTTATGATTTTCACGCCACGATCCTGCACCTGTTGGGCTTGGACCACACGCGGTTGACCTACACGCACAATGGGGCCGATCGCCGCCTGACCGATGTTCACGGCCACGTCATCAGCGACATCCTGGCCTGATCGCGAAGCCCATTTGCGGCGAAACCTATGACCGCTGCTACGATCGACGATTTTGCGATAGGCGCGGCGTTTCTTGCCGAGGCGCGCGACCGCCTGGCGGCGGCGCACGCGCTACTGCAACATTGCGCCGCCCAACTGAACGATGAGCAAATCTGGTGGCGCCCCCGTGACAGTCAAAACAGCATCGGCAACCTGCTATTGCACATTACGGGCAACCTTCACGAACGAATCGTGAGCCTCGTTGGCGGTGAGTCGAGCCGGCGAAACCGTCCACAGGAATTCGCCGAACGCGGACCGATCCCGCGCAACGAGCTTCTCGAGCGACTACGACAAGTTGTCGCCCAGTGCGATGGCATCCTTGTCAATTTGTCGCCGGGGCGTTTGCTCGAACCGCGCTCCTACGAGGGCATCAATCAACGCTTCGACTTAAACGTGCTCGGGGTCATCCTTCACACGCTCCTGCACATGACCGGCCACACCCAGGAAATCGTCTTCATGACACGATCCATCCTGGGGGATAACTATAGGTTTTCGAATCCCGCCGCTAAATGACGGCTTTGGCGACCGCTGCCAAACATTAATCCCGTCGCTGCTTAGTGTTTTTCAATAGGCAAAGTCAGCACGGTTTGCGACTTTCATTAAGTCCGGCCGGCCCCTTAAGTCTCGCTTTGCGTTTCCCCTCTCGGTCGGGCATACTAACGTGGGGTACGGAGGGTGGCACGCTCAGGGCCGGGGCATTCATGACGATTGCGTTTACGTGTCCAAATTGCCTGACCGACCTGCGCTTGCAGGACCGGCACGCGGGCGAATGCGTCAAGTGCCCGCGTTGCCACG harbors:
- a CDS encoding DUF1553 domain-containing protein; this encodes MARPDTPGRRRKLVQAMLLALLLGSLLSLRLRAADEPASIPNAAAAVPTFAKEIAPLLVSRCLGCHAGADPAGGLNLTSRDHALAGGESGTAIVAGKPEESPLLARVRDGEMPPEDKGPRLTEGEVAALKTWIAAGATWPDNRVLSPYEFTTEKRAGLDWWSLQPLVRPAVPSARGDWGRNPIDAFVDERLAAAGLKPSPPADRRTLLRRAKFDLLGLPPTPEEVEQFLADTSADAYEQLIDRLLASPHYGERWGRHWLDVVRFGETDGYETNKPRRTAWPYRDYVIDALNEDKPYAQFILEQLAGDQVGADAATGFLVGGTHDVVGIQNIEGQLQQRANDLDDILSTTATTFLGLTVGCARCHDHKFDPISQRDYYSLQAIFAGVRHGERELKPVDYEDRLRDEPNVRRELATIERRLAEFEPLAQVATATPQRPPVHATGNIDRFSPVPARFVRFTVQATNNLEPCLDELEIYTAEASPRNVALASAGAKTSASGVYSNGTSPLHKLEHVNDGQYGNGRSWISSESGAGWVMVELAEPVEIARVAWARDREGKYADRLPTKYKVEVAVASDQWQTVATSEDRRPYAADAKPESITADTVPTERAEEFKTLVADRDKWLARLPTAGMRKIYAGTFEEPKATHRLHRGDPMQPREEVSPGAIRAVGQSLALAADAPERERRLALARWLGDAQNPLVARVLVNRLWHYHFGHGLVSTPSNFGFHGGRPSHPALLDWLASEFLARGGSLKAMHRLIMLSATYRQAGTANEQAAGIDADNRLLWRYRPRRLEAEPIRDAILAVSGKLDLSRGGPGYDPFEPDDSYVHIYIAKQSFGPAEWRRMVYQLKPRVLQDATFGVFDCPDASQVTPRRNLSTTAMQALNLLNSPFMVEQAREFAARVAGEAGADAQAQAQRAFQLAFARAPDPAETARAVALIEGHGLQALCRALYNASEFLYVD
- a CDS encoding DUF1501 domain-containing protein, which produces MPNTTDATRLTHAGRGLLDRRSFLGSAAGGLGAIALSSLFEQHGLLAATNERNALAAPIRADAPLAARPAHAPARAKQVLMIFCSGACSQLDTWDYKPELIKRDGQPHPGLDKLVTFQGPSGNLTKSPYAFRPRGQSGKYVSDLLPNLAEQVDDMCFIHSMTAKSNTHGPGENQMSTGFTIEGFPSIGAWVSYALGSENDNLPAFVAIPDPRGVPQTGPANWSSGFLPAVFQGTSFTADKPITHLATPPGLSARDDVASCDFARFLNDRHLAQHAGDTELAARIASYELAARLQLSAPEVSDLSRESTATAEMYGVNDANPFLAGFARNCLLARRLLERGVRFVQLFNGSYAMGEGVGNWDGHKQLKSDYDRHGPILDRPAAALLRDMKARGMLEDTLVVWTTEFGRMPMFQQGAQGRDHNPDGFTTWLAGAGVKRAYSHGATDEFGHRAVDKPTTIYDFHATILHLLGLDHTRLTYTHNGADRRLTDVHGHVISDILA
- a CDS encoding DUF1572 family protein, whose protein sequence is MTAATIDDFAIGAAFLAEARDRLAAAHALLQHCAAQLNDEQIWWRPRDSQNSIGNLLLHITGNLHERIVSLVGGESSRRNRPQEFAERGPIPRNELLERLRQVVAQCDGILVNLSPGRLLEPRSYEGINQRFDLNVLGVILHTLLHMTGHTQEIVFMTRSILGDNYRFSNPAAK